One stretch of Corynebacterium imitans DNA includes these proteins:
- a CDS encoding protein adenylyltransferase SelO family protein: MEQPTLAHTFADALPDMAVPVPGTDLPDAELIVLNEPHARELGLDTEWLRSDEGVAWLAGAAGGHATAYSGHQFGQFVPVLGDGRAMLLGDINGREIQLKGSGLTPFSRPGSDGLGAIGPMLREYLVSEFMHAIGIPTTRALAVIRTGEKVIRQQGQVPAGIVVRTASSHLRVGSLQYAAQKSRDLVADVITAAGYEGPERLLDSVIHRQVDVVSRWMAVGFVHGVMNTDNVALSGETIDYGPCAFTQRFDGAATFSSIDAQRRYAFGNQPSILAWNMVRLAETLLPELGQERAQEILSTMQSRWDTAWETYIGDLADELAQADDITTFNREHGMVFGGVTAFEYGDAPDGSPYPGPIYIPRNHMLQDAINAAERDGDFAPYLALLHAVTHPYDEGAGEEWMAQPERPGPFTTFCGT, translated from the coding sequence ATGGAACAGCCCACGCTTGCCCACACATTCGCCGACGCGCTGCCCGACATGGCGGTGCCCGTACCCGGAACCGACCTGCCAGATGCCGAGCTGATCGTCCTCAACGAGCCTCACGCGCGCGAGCTCGGCCTCGACACGGAATGGCTGCGCAGCGACGAGGGCGTCGCGTGGCTCGCCGGGGCCGCGGGCGGGCACGCCACCGCGTACTCAGGCCATCAGTTCGGCCAGTTCGTGCCAGTGCTTGGCGACGGTCGCGCGATGCTCCTCGGCGACATCAACGGACGCGAGATACAGCTCAAGGGCTCCGGGCTCACCCCCTTTTCCCGCCCCGGCTCCGACGGACTCGGCGCGATCGGCCCAATGCTCCGCGAGTACCTCGTCAGCGAATTCATGCACGCCATCGGCATACCAACCACACGCGCGCTCGCGGTGATACGCACTGGGGAGAAGGTCATCCGCCAACAAGGTCAGGTGCCAGCGGGCATTGTGGTGCGCACGGCCTCCTCGCACCTGCGCGTCGGCTCCCTGCAATACGCGGCGCAGAAGTCCCGCGACCTGGTCGCTGACGTGATCACCGCCGCCGGGTACGAGGGACCAGAGCGGCTGCTGGATTCGGTGATTCATCGACAGGTTGATGTAGTGAGTCGGTGGATGGCCGTCGGCTTTGTCCACGGCGTCATGAATACGGACAACGTGGCGCTGTCCGGCGAGACCATCGACTACGGGCCGTGCGCGTTTACGCAGCGTTTCGACGGCGCAGCAACCTTCTCTTCTATCGATGCGCAGCGGCGCTATGCATTTGGCAACCAACCCAGCATTCTGGCCTGGAACATGGTCCGCCTGGCGGAAACACTGCTACCGGAACTCGGCCAGGAGCGTGCCCAGGAAATCCTGTCCACGATGCAAAGCCGGTGGGACACGGCGTGGGAAACCTACATTGGTGATCTCGCTGACGAGCTGGCACAGGCCGACGACATCACCACCTTTAACCGGGAGCACGGAATGGTTTTTGGCGGAGTCACCGCATTTGAGTATGGCGACGCCCCCGATGGCTCCCCCTACCCTGGCCCCATCTATATCCCGCGTAACCACATGCTCCAGGACGCAATCAACGCCGCGGAGCGCGACGGCGACTTCGCCCCGTATCTCGCGCTGCTGCATGCAGTCACGCACCCCTACGACGAGGGCGCGGGCGAGGAATGGATGGCGCAACCGGAAAGGCCGGGGCCGTTTACGACCTTCTGCGGTACGTAA